The genomic DNA CGACAAGGTGAATTCGATGAGGTTTGGGAACAATTCGGGAATCTACGCGCCTATTTTCACCAGGCGGAAGAAGCGCAGGATACGATTCTCGTCTATTATGTATAAGGATTTCCTTGTACAACTCCATATAGAAAAAGAGAGGGGGATGTGACATCCGCCTCTCTTTCCTGTATGTGTAAAGTCGATGCTTAAAAGTCGATTTCGTCTGGATCTGGTCCAAGACGAACTTCCGTTGCCAAACGATCAATCTTTTCGAGATCATCGGCATCGAGTTGGAAATCAAAGACGTCAAAGTTTTCCGCAATCCGTTCAGGTGTGACCGATTTCGGAAGGGCAACGATGCCGTTATCCAGGTGCCAGCGTAAGACGACTTGTGAAGGGGACTTACCGTGTTTTTCGGCAATTTCCTTGAAGTCGTTGATTTCGAGGAATTTTCCTTGCATGAGTGGGCTCCACGCTTCAACTTGAATACCGTTGTCCTGCAAGTATTCATGCAGTTCATGTTGCGGAAGTTGCGGATGAAGTTCGACCTGATTGATCATAGGTGTCATTAATCCTTCTTCAGCAAGTGTATCAAGGTGATGTTCTTTAAAGTTCGATACACCGATTGCTTTAATCTTTCCGGCTTCGTAAAGCTCAACCATGGCTTTCCAGGCTTCGATATATCCTTCAACCGGCCAGTGGATCAGATAAAGATCAAGGTAGTCGGTCTCAAGACGTTCCAGTGACTCTGCGAAAGCTTCTTTAGTTCGTCCGGCACGAATATCATCGTTCCATACTTTAGACGTTAAGAAGAGATCTTCACGGTTCACGCCGCTTTCTTTAATTCCTTTAGCAACACCACGTTCGTTTTTGTAAACGGCAGCCGTATCAATATGACGGTAACCGACACGAATGGCTTCTGCGACGGCAGCCGGTGCTTCCGTCTCTTCATCGACTTGCCAGACACCGAATCCGATTTGTGGAATTGTGACACCATTTGAAAGTTTTGCGTATTGCATGTGTATACTCCTCCTTTAATGAAACGAGAATATGGAATTGCTCGTTTAGTTTAGCATGAACAAGCAAGAACGTCCGTTTCAACGCTCAAGGGAGGAAAAAGCCGGTTAGAAAGCGAAAAGAGGAGGGTAAATCCCTAGAGGAAAAGAGGTGTATTTTGTATGAAACGAGCTGTTAAAAACGTACCAAAAGGTGTATGGGCCGGTATCGCGGCACTGTTGGGGGCGCAAGCGACATTCTTGTTCCTCGGTGCCCGGAAGACTGGGCGTAATCCGTGGGTTTGGGGAGGCGCTGGACTAATTCAGTTCCCGCTTCCGGCGATTGCGTATTTCATTCTCAACCGCCAAGACCAGAAAAAATAAGTCAATACAAGACCCGTCGCAAAAGCGACGGGTCTTGTATTTTTTACGAAACATTTTTTTTACGCACATCAGCTGTTTTTCGACGCGGGAAGCCGAAGACGATGGCAAGAGATCCGCAAACGAAAAGCAGGAACGGATAAAACAGATAGGGAATCAGTTCCGGGGAAGCCGTTTTCGTTAATTCCGCTGCAATCAGCAACTGGGCTCCGTAAGGGATAATTCCTTGGATACCGCACGAGAAGATGTCGAGAATACTGGCGGATTTCTTCCGATCAATATCATACGTATCGGCGATTTCCGCAGCGAGTGGTCCGGCGACAAGAATCGAAATCGTATTGTTCGCTGTCGCGAGATTCGTTGCACTGACGAGTGCCGCCATACTGAATTCCGCACCGCGGCGTTGTGAGATTTTCCGCGTCAGCGTTTCTTTCAGGTAAGCAATCCCGCCGTTAAAGGTGATTAGGCTGACGAGTCCGCCCATTAATAACGTCAAAATCGAAATTTCTGCCATCCCCATCAATCCTTCAGACATCGACAGGACGAAGCCGCTTAAGCCGAAGCTTCCGTCAATCATACCGATGATTCCCGTCAAAACGGTTCCGCCGACTAAGACGAGGATGACGTTGACACCAAACAAGGCGAGGACGATGACAGACAGATACGGAATCAATTTATAAAACTCAAACGCTTTTGCTTCGACGACGTCTCCTGTACCTGAGACGAAAGCCAAGATGATGACCGTCAGGATTGCTGCCGGCAAGACGATCATGAAGTTGGTTCGGAATTTATCGCGCATGTTGGTTTTTTGCGTCCGTACCGCTGCAATCGTTGTATCGGAAATGAACGACAAGTTATCGCCGAACATTGCACCACCGACGACAGCTGCTGCGGCAATTGCGACATTGACACCGGTTGCTTCATGGATTCCGAGAGCAATCGGTGCAAGTGCTGCGATCGTACCGGTGGAAGTACCCATCGCCATCGAGATGAAGGCGGCGATGATGAACAGCCCGCTCATCAAGAGGGACGGGGGTAAAAATGTTAATGATGCATTGACGGTCGCTTCAATTGCGCCGATTGCATCTGCCGTTCCAGAAAAGGCACCGGCGAGTAGGAAGATAAAGACCATAATCATGATGTCCGGATTTCCGGCCCCCGTCGCAATCCGTTCCACGGTTTGATTGATGCTGCCCTTTGTTGTGACCGCCGCAAAAATCAAGGCAATCAAAGCAGCAATCAGAATCGGGAATTTGTAAAAATCATTGTAAAAAATTCCGGCACCGATAAAAAGAACTAAAAAGACAAGCAACGGTAGAAGTGCCCATTTGTTCGGTGTAATCGTCTCGTTCATAAAATCACTCCTTTTCTACGTGTACAAAAAAAGACTCCTTCGCAAGAAAGAAGGAGGTCTTTACTGAAAAAGACGCTCTTCTTATCTCTCAAGCCTCAGCTTGCTGGATTTGGCACAGTACGATTTAATCGTCCGCTGCCGAAACATCATCGGGCCAGTCCCTCCGTCTCTCGCGATAAAAAGAAGTCATTTAATTGTCTGAAATACGTTTTCTACCGTAACGTATCTTTTAATGCATGTCAACACTACTTCACTGCAGTGCTTGTTTGAGTGTCGCCACATTTTCATTCATCAAGTCAAAATAGGAAGCCTTTTGCTGCTCTTTCGTGACGGACTCGAGGTTGTGAATCGTAATCGCTTCCGCTCCGATTTCCTGTTGGATGACACGGGCGACTTTCGGAGAAACCGTTTCTTCGAAAGCGATATACTTCAAGTCGTGTAACTTGGCTTCCTTGACGATCGCCGCCAGTTGCTTTTGCGAAGGCTCGTCCGACGGTGAGATACCGGCAATCGGTAATTGCGAGAAACCGTAGCGTTCTGCTAAATATCCGTAAGCCGCATGTGTGACGAGTAATTCTTTTTTCGATCCCTTATTAACGGCCTGTTGCAGGTTTTGATCAAGATCATCTGCCTGGGTATTGAAGGCGGTGAGATTTTTCTCGAACGCTGCTTTTTTATCAGGTACCTCTTTAGCGAGCGCCGTCGTAATCGATTGCGCCATCACTTTGGCATTGTTCGGATCGAGCCAGACATGAGGGTCAAATTTGCCGTGATCATGTCCTTCTTCCGCATGTTCGCCGGTATGTCCTTCATGCTCATGAAGCGTGGCATTCGCTTCCAGCAGGTCGATTCCTTTGCTGGTCTCGACGAAGCGGACATCGTTGCCTTTAAGACTGGCTTTGATTTTTTTCGAGTACGGCTCAAGCGTCGTCCCGGTTAAGAGGAACAGATCACCTTGTGCAATTTCCGTCAGTTGTTTAGACGTCGGTTCGTATGAATGCGGATCTGCCCCTGGAGGTACGATCATCTGGACGTCGATGTCCGTTCCGCCAATTTCCTTGGCGATGGCCGCAGTAGCGAACGTCGATGTATAGACGCGAAGCTTTTGATTGGTCGCACCTTGATCGGATTCGGAAGAACCGCAGGCGGCAAGGACAGCAGCACTGGCAAAGGCAACCGTGAAAGCAGAAATTAATTTTTTCATATGAATAAACCCTCCAAAAAATATTAAAACGTAATTATTCCGATTTGAACCTTTTCACTATAACGAATCCAAAACGAAGCGTCAAGTACCAGTCGGGGAAGACGTTCGGCTTCTAAATAAATCGGGTAGAAGACTAATAAGATCAGAAATCAAGAGCAAGCTTTGGAGGTGATGAGGTGAAACGGGAAACTGCTTGGCTGATGGGAGGAGCGGCGATCTTGACGACGGCTGCTGCCGGGGCGAGTATCTGGAACAACTACGGTGCTTTATTGCGCTGGACGGAACCGGCCCTTCCGCTGTCGGAAGTCCAACTCGCGCCCCGGACGACTTTGTATAAAACCGTCAATGAACAAGAACTGAAGTTGGATTTATATTATCCGCCGGGTGATGGTCCCTTCCCGGTTGCGATTTATGCGCATGGGGGAGCCTTCGTTAGAGGAAATCGGGATGATATCTTTTGCTTTACACCAATCGTGGAACGTTTCTTGGAACTCGGAATCGCAGTTTGCAGCATCGATTATCGGTTGTTTGAGGACGGTAGCTATTTTCCGGATAATCTGGAAGATGTTCGAGATGCGCTGTGTTTCTTAAATCAGGAAGCGGATGATTTACGGATTATGCGGGGACGAATGGTGTTGTGGGGAGACTCGGCCGGTGCCGCGTTAATGTTGACGACGGCACTTGCCCCGATGGAATTCATCGGCGAACAAACAGCCGAACGCCTCCCCTTGATCAGTGGTGTCATTGCCTTGTATCCTCCGACAAATTTTCTCCTGTTCAAGTTCATTCAAACGTGGATTGCCCACATCAAGTTTTATGGGGGAGGGCGGGAAGAATGGCGGGAACTCATGACACGTGTTTCACCGGTAACGCATCTGACAGCGGACTCACCGCCGATCATGTTATTGCACGGAAAAAAAGACCCGATTGTCCCTTTTACACAAGCGCTACATTTTGTTGAAAAAGGAGCCGATGTCGGAGCCGATGTCCGGCTGTTTTCCTTCCCGAACGGCACGCATTCACTGGCGAGCTTTGCTCAAACCGAAAATCCGTTGAAAATCGAACGGTTGCTGGAACGGATTGAAGCGTTCAGCTGTCAGGTCCTGGCTTTGCCACCCCGGGAGACCCTTCATTAAAAAAGAAAACATGATACAATCAGTGATATTTCTTTTGAAGGAGACAGTGAAATGACAGAAATTTGTTTAGTGCGTCATGGTCAGACGGATTGGAATTTAAACGAGCGGATTCAAGGACGGGAGGACATCCCTCTTAATGAAACTGGGCGGTGGCAGGCTGGAATGAGCGCTGCTTACCTGGCAGAAGAAAAATGGGACGTCTTGATTTCGAGCCCCTTATCGCGGGCAGTCGAGACGGCAGAAATCATCGGACGTTCGATCGGACTGGATGTGACGGAGACGGATGAACGGTTGGTTGAACGGGAATTTGGCGTTGCATCTGGACAGCCTGTCGCCGGAATCTACGAAGCCGTCCAAGCGAATGATACGGAGCGTGTACCGGGACTTGAAACCGAACAGGAAATCCAACATCGCGTGTTTTCGGCAATTGAAGAACTGACAGAAAAATATCGAGGACAACGCCTGTTGATCGTCTGTCATTCGCATACGATCAAAGCTGCATTATCCTCGATTGATGATAGTTTTAGTTACCGGACACCACTTAAGAATGCATGTGCGAACTATATTCGTTTCTCCGATCGGTATGAGATTGACCGGATCAATGTCGCGGATCATATCGTAGATTACACGAAACGTCCTTAAGAAAGAGTCGGATTTTCGTGCAGGTACTGTTTAAATGTTTCTTTCGCGATACTCGTAATGTGGGCACCGCGTTTGGAGCGGCGGTCTTTGTATTCTTGAATCAAGGCTTCACCGGTGAAATGGTCTTCGACGACTTCACGTAAGATGGATTCCGACAAGTCATTTTTCATCATGACCATCTTTCCTTTGAACAGATACGATACCCCTTCACTTAAGGGAGTCGATTCAAGTGGTGTCACAATCATGGCAGCCGGATCATTATCAGGTCGGGAAATCGTAATTTCAATCAAGGCACGTAAATTTTTAGCGAACAACTCGTCGATGATCGGTTGATCATTTTCGAGGACGACAATTTCAGCGACCCACTGTGCCGTCTGATCCGTGCTGACAGTCAGTCCATCTTTGATCGCAACGGGAATCGTTGTATCCCGACCGGATTCATCCATTAGAATACGTAAGGTGCACAATTTAAAGGTTTTCAAGAAAACGCCTCCTTGTTGAATGAACAACAGATTTTCTTCAGTATACCGTGACCGGGCAAACGGTGGGAAAGTTTTAGGGAGGATTTTTTAGTGAACTATGTTTAAATGGAGTTAGAAATTAGAAACAGGAGGACCGTTCATTATGCCGCAAGCACTGATAGGAGTATTAGGAATCATTGGCATCATCTTACTTGCCCATTACATCATCTCGTATTGGCATGCTGAACCAACAGACCGTCCGACACTTGCTTATCGTATAGCGCTCCTGATTGCCTGTTTGCTTCTCGTCAGTGGAAGCGACCATTTAATCAGTATTTTTTATGCGGATTCCTTGGCAGAGTTCGGTCAACGGATTACGTATATCGTTTTCATCGGAGGTGCGCTTGGTTTCGCTTGGTACTTTCGTCAACAAATGGAACAAGCGGCAATCCAAATGACAGTTACACCAGATGAAACAGCCCACTTCAGCTGAAGTAGGCTGTTTTTATTTTCAGGTATTTATTTGAGACCGCTCGCAGTCCGTGTGTTGCGAATCATATCCAGTTTCAGTTTCCAGAGACGGTCGCTGAAGGTGATGGCGTAGACTTCCGGCAGGCGGAGACGTTTGTATTCTTCCCACAGGCGGCCGATTTGCTGCTCGTGGAACTGGCGGCTTTCTTCAATGGTCGGGACGGAATAGATGAGTTCACCATCAACGAAAATCGGTGTCAACAACCGTTCGACGTTAAAGTTCTCGATCCGGTTTCGGAATGACGGATCACGGACGTCGATTAAGTCGATTGAATCCAGATCAGTCGGATCTTCGTCGAGCAACGTTACGTAATCGCCTTTGAACTTATTCGTGACACGGTCGACAATCCGGTACACTTCTTTGATGTGTGGCGTCGTCGTTTTGGCTTTAGAAGAAGAGACTTTGATGACGGGAACGAGCTCACCGTCTACTTCACGTGCGACCAGCTTATAGACCATGCCGAGTGCAGGTTGTTCGTATGCCGTGATACCACGCGTCCCGACGAGGAACGTATTCGCCTGCGCACCTTGAATCCGTAAATCCTGGATGACGTATTCATCGAGATCACCGGATAAGACGATGTCGACATCGGGGAATCCGGCTTCGTCGAGCATTGTCCGCGCCCGTTTGGATAAGTAAGATAAATCGCCGGAATCAATCCGAATGCCGCGCAATTTATGCCCTTTTGCTTCGAGCTCCTTCGCGACGATGATGGCATTCGGCAAACCGCTTTTCAGCGTGTCATACGTGTCGACGAGTAGTGTCGCCTGATCAGGATAGTAGGCAGCGAATGTCCGGAACGCCGTCAATTCATCATCATGGAATTGAATATCGGCATGTTCCATCGTTCCGCCGCACGGAATACCGAAGTCTCGTCCGGCCGAAGCAAGGCTCGTAACATCAAATCCAGCTAAGTACGAAGCACGGGTTCCAAAATAAGCAGCATCGATACCTTGGGCACGACGCGCTCCGGCCTCAAGGAATTTTGCTCCCGGTGCCGATTGACGGATCCGCGCATATTTCGTGGCAATCAGGGATTCATGGTTTGCGATATTCAAAATTGCAGTCTGCAATAATTTCGCTTCGAAAATCCGGGCTTCGATCCGAACGAGTGGTTCGTTCGGGAAAACGATTTCGCCCTCTTTGACGCTCGAGATGGAACCGGAAAATTTAAAGTTTCGCAACTCATCTTTGAACTCGTCCGGGAAACCGATCATTTTTTGGAGATACGTAATGTCTTCTTCTGTAAAACGAAGTGTCTGGACATATTCGATGATGTTTTCGAGTCCGGCGAAGACGACGTATCCGCCTTCGAACGGGTTCGACCGATAGTAGACGTCAAAGACAGCTCGTTCATTGTGACGTCCTTCTTGCCAATAAATATACATCCACCGTGGCAGATAAAGATCAGTATGAAGTGCAAGATTACGTTGTAGCATGAAGACAGATCCCTTCTTATTCGCCGACGACATCTGCGCCGATCGATTGTTTAAAATGTGTAAGCGCCCAGTCGTGGCCGGCCGCGTTAAAGCTTGCGACAGCGTCGGCATGGACGACGATTTTGTATCCCAGATTGTAGGCATCGACCGCTGTATGCAGGACACAAATGTCCGTACAGACACCGACGAGGTGAACTTCGTGAATCGAACGTTCGCGTAACCGCAAATCAAGATCCGTTCCGGCAAAAGCACTATACCGTGTTTTATCGATGACATGATCTGCGACACGTGCCATCTCAGCTACTTGTCCGAAGAGATCTCTGCCGTGAGTGCCACGGATGTTGTGTGGTGGGAAGAGGACGGTTTCCGGATGGAACGTGTCTCCTTCTTCATGGATATCGTTTGCGATGACGACGTAATCCTCAGCTGAAAACTCATCCATCAGCGAAGCGATGCGTCCTTCAATCGCCTGTCCTGGTTTTCCGCACGTCAACTTTCCTTCATCGGCTACAAAATCAACCGTATAATCAATCACGATAAGTGCACGCATGAGCGTCTGCCCCTTTCTTTTTTGGGAGATAGTGTTCTCCTTCACATTGTACTCTATCTGTGCCCGAAGACAAAAGGAAGAAATCCATCCGCTAGAGGTATAAGAAACCAGAAAAGTAGGGTATAAGGTATAGGACGAAAATAATATGGTGGAGGAGGAAAATGGCATGAAGAGGTTGAATGAGTATGAAGTGGAAGAACGTCTAGAAGGACTGGCGGAATGGCGTGTCGTCGATGACGAAATCGTCCGTGTCTATACATTGGATTCATTCCCGGCAGCACTTGATTTTGTACAGGAGGTTGGTTCGATAGCGGAACATCTCAACCATCATCCGAGAATCATCATCGATTATAAGAACGTTACGCTTGCTGCGACGACCCACGATTCAGGTGGTCTGACTAGCAAAGACTTCGAACTCGCGGAGGCCTGTGATGCCATCTAAACTTTCCATAACATTTGGTAGCGGTAGTTTTGTCGATCAAATTCGATCCCGTGATCCTCATATTCGGGCAGCAAGTGGAAGTGGTGAAGCTCTTTTGTTTATTGAAACAGAAGGGAAGTCCCCATTTCAAAGCGGCAACACGTATACGTTACTCGAGACACGCGGTAATTTTGATGAACAAGGCAGTTTATTCTACTGGTCGATTCCGGCAGATCAGAACAGCGGTGATTTATTTGTCCATCATGTCATGTCGGATCCGAAAGTACTGGGTGCGGAATACGAAAGTTTCCAAGCCGTTCGCATTGCCCGCGTCGAGCGTGGAACGGATTTGGTCTTGTTAATTCAGTTCAACAATGACACGGATGCTTCGCGCTATGCGAAATCAGTTGAACGACTGACCGTCGACCAGTATGCTGAAGAGGCAGGGAAGTCATTTTCGCCTTCTCCAGTCATGAAACGGTATCAGCTTTTACAACCACTTTAATGAACAGTTAAATTAGTCTAGGGGGAAAAAACAGATGAAAAAGAATTACTTTTTAGTAGCAACGCTTGGTGGAGCACTTGTAGGTGCCACGTTATCCATGCTTCATAAAGATACACGTCAATCGCAACTTGCTGCAGTCAAACGTACATTTGGCGGAGCGGGAACACAACTTTCAGCTGTTAAACAAGATCCAAAAGGCCGTTTTGAAGAACTTCGCGCTTTATATACAGATAACCAAGAAACAATCCACAACTTGATCGATGATATCAAAGATCTTGCGGAATCATTGCGTAAATAAGCAAATAGGAAAAACGAGCCTGTCTGAATTTCGAAAATCGGAATTCAGACAGGCTCGTTTTTTGTTCTTTTTTTAAATGAATCGTGCCAGCAGTCCAAACACGGCGAAGGCGACGATGACATAAAAGATGATCCGTCCGAGTTGTCCGGAACCGCTCGTATGAATGATGCGACCGCCTGATGCAGGACGTCTTCCGGTATTGAATGGTCGTGTAAACGGTACTGTGCCTTTTCCGAAGAGGAAGCCGGCAAGGAATCCGAGCACGAAACCATATAAATGACCGAAGACAGAAACGTTTGAACCGAGCAGTGTGAAGATTGCTGTAATGGCGCTAAAGATATAAACGAGACGTGCATCATCGGCTGAGATGACGGTCCGTTTGAAACGACCGAGGTAGACATAAAAACCAAGCAATCCTAAAATGGCTCCCGATGCCCCGGCTTGACCATAAAACGGTTCATTGATTTTCGTGAAATACGTCAAGACGTTAGCCAGCGTACCGACCAAAAGATAGAAGGAAGCAAACTTCGCATGACCAATCATCCGTTCTAGCGCAGGTGCAAAAATGATCAAGGCAAACGTGTTGAAGGCGATATGCCAAAAATCATAATGCAGGAACGTCGCAGTCACGACACGCCACCATTCCCCGTTCCCGATGAACAAGTTGATGGCTGCCCCGTAATTGAGCGGCGAAAAGCCAAAGTTGAAAAAGACATTTAACTGTTCGATGACAAACAGCACAACTTGGATTAAAATGAACAACGAAACGACCGGATAAGAACGTGTGAACGTTTGTAGGTTTTCCGTTCGACTAAACATGACAACACCTCGCTTCCTCTTCATTCTATATGAAGATGGCGAAGAATAGAACTGTGGAGGCGTCAGGAATGATTTTCGGAATAGGACTCGATCTCGTAGAACTGGAACAAATTCGACAAACGCTGGAGCGTCAACCGCGAATCGTCAAACGGATCTTGACGGCAGAAGAACAAGAACGGTTTCATACGTTGTCCGACGGGCGAAAGCTTGAATATCTCGCAGGGCGGTTCGCGGCCAAAGAAGCGTTTGTCAAAGCATTTGGAACCGGCATCGGTGCCGAAGTATCGTGGCTCGATCTCGAAGTGTTAAATGAAGCCTCGGGACGCCCGGTCATGACAGGACCGTTTGAAGGAATCATCCATCTCTCGATTACCCATTCCGACCATTATGCGGCTGCACAAGTCTTATTAGAAAAGAGGAGTTCAGATGTATCGACCAACTTGGATAGAAATTGACCGCGAAGCAATCGCACATAACGTACGGGAAATCAAGGCACGGATCGGTCATCAAACGATGATGGCGGTCGTGAAGGCGGATGGATACGGACACGGTGCCGTGACGGTCGCGGAAATCGCTTTAGCAAACGGAGCGGATTTGCTGGCCGTCGCACTCCTTGAAGAAGCGATCGAGTTACGGGAAGCGGGAATTCAGGCACCGATTTTAATGCTTGAAACGCTTTTACCGGAACACGCACCGATTGCCTCGAACTATGATGTCGCCGTGCCTGTTTTTTCAGCAGACTGGTTGCGGGAAGCGAAACAGCATTTAACGGACGTCGATCATTTACGACTCCATATCAAAGTCGACAGCGGAATGGGGCGTCTTGGACTACAGACACTTGAAGAGTTGGATGCCGTTTTAAAAGAGTTGGACTCGGACGTGATGGAGCTCGAAGGCATCTATACACATTTCGCGACAGCCGATGAGCTGACAAGCCGGTTGTTTGACGAACAACAGACCGTTTTTCTGCGCTTCGTCGAACGTGTGCCGGGCATTCGGTATATCCATGCTGCCAACTCAGCGGGTGCCATCCGTTTAATCGGACAGGATCCGTTTAATGTCGTCCGGATCGGGATTGCGTTGTATGGGGCGATGCCGTCGGATGAAATGATTCCCTTCTACGATTTTTTAAAGCCGGCTTTCTCATTAAAAAGTCGTCTGATGCAAATCAAGTGTGTCGAACCTGGTCAGACGATCAGTTACGGCGCAACGTATACGGCTCCTACGGATGAATGGATCGGAACGGTGCCAATCGGATACGCCGATGGCTGGTCCCGTAAATTCCAGGGATACTCGTTGCTTGTCGACGGCTACCCGTGTGAAATCGTCGGACGCGTCTGTATGGACCGGTTGATGATCCGCTTACCGCGCAATTATCCAATCGGAACAGAGGTCACGTTGATCGGGCAAGGTGTACCGATTGATGAAGCGGCTCACTGGTTAGGTACCATCAACTACGAAGTGCTCTGCCAGTTTTCGAAGCGAGTCCCGCGCGTCTGATTTTTGAAAAGACATCAATATGATGGCAAAAAAATGTTATTTGTTTGAATTTTGATTGTATTTTCTGAATTTGACTGATATATTGAAGTGGAAGTGAGTCGTTCGTTAAGGTTTCAGTGAATCTGGAGGTGCCATTATCTTGGTCCAACAACGGGAAAAGCAATTTGTTGAACGAAATGTAGCGAAGGAGACGATTGGGATGAAGTCGAACCATACGACCGAAGAACGCAAGCGTCAGCTACGTGAGGAATTGAAACGTGGTTACGAAGAAATGGCAGCGATCAATTTATCAATCGTTGGCGAAATGTTCCAGATTGAAACGGAGGCGGAGTTCTCGCTCCTACGTCAAGTAAGCGGGGTGTAAGCTTTGATAGTCAAACGTGGCGACGTGTTTTATGCAAATTTGTCACCTGTGGTCGGATCGGAACAAGGAGGCGTTCGTCCTGTCCTTGTCCTACAAAATGATATTGGTAACCGATTCAGCCCAACTGTAATCGTGGCTGCGATCACGGCACAGATCGACAAAGCCAAACTACCGACCCATGTGGAAGTATATCGAGAGCGACACGGATTAGAACGTGATTCGGTCATCCTACTTGAGCAGGTCCGTACAATCGACAAACGCCGTCTAACGGATAAAGTCACGCACCTAGATCCTGACACGATGATGAAAGTAAATAGTGCCGTCGCGATCAGCCTAGGCTTGATTGATTTTTAGGCACTTACATATAACAGCGAGAAGAGTCGATACATCTGTATACGACTTTTTTTGAACATTTTTTTAAATTTTGGTTTAAAGATGTTTAAATGCGGGAATTACATCAGAGTGACCTTTTCTTTAAGAGGGGTCATCCCATACTATTTAAACTATATAGATAGAGAGAACACATAGCAGATTTTCCTTGAGGAGGAACTTGAAGATGGATTTAACAATTAAAACAGAGCAACTAGATGGTCAGACGCATCTCTATATCGCAGGAGAGATTGATACGTATACAGCACCGAAACTTCGTCAAGAACTCGTACCA from Exiguobacterium sibiricum 7-3 includes the following:
- a CDS encoding Na+/H+ antiporter NhaC family protein; protein product: MNETITPNKWALLPLLVFLVLFIGAGIFYNDFYKFPILIAALIALIFAAVTTKGSINQTVERIATGAGNPDIMIMVFIFLLAGAFSGTADAIGAIEATVNASLTFLPPSLLMSGLFIIAAFISMAMGTSTGTIAALAPIALGIHEATGVNVAIAAAAVVGGAMFGDNLSFISDTTIAAVRTQKTNMRDKFRTNFMIVLPAAILTVIILAFVSGTGDVVEAKAFEFYKLIPYLSVIVLALFGVNVILVLVGGTVLTGIIGMIDGSFGLSGFVLSMSEGLMGMAEISILTLLMGGLVSLITFNGGIAYLKETLTRKISQRRGAEFSMAALVSATNLATANNTISILVAGPLAAEIADTYDIDRKKSASILDIFSCGIQGIIPYGAQLLIAAELTKTASPELIPYLFYPFLLFVCGSLAIVFGFPRRKTADVRKKNVS
- a CDS encoding histidine phosphatase family protein: MTEICLVRHGQTDWNLNERIQGREDIPLNETGRWQAGMSAAYLAEEKWDVLISSPLSRAVETAEIIGRSIGLDVTETDERLVEREFGVASGQPVAGIYEAVQANDTERVPGLETEQEIQHRVFSAIEELTEKYRGQRLLIVCHSHTIKAALSSIDDSFSYRTPLKNACANYIRFSDRYEIDRINVADHIVDYTKRP
- a CDS encoding metal ABC transporter solute-binding protein, Zn/Mn family translates to MKKLISAFTVAFASAAVLAACGSSESDQGATNQKLRVYTSTFATAAIAKEIGGTDIDVQMIVPPGADPHSYEPTSKQLTEIAQGDLFLLTGTTLEPYSKKIKASLKGNDVRFVETSKGIDLLEANATLHEHEGHTGEHAEEGHDHGKFDPHVWLDPNNAKVMAQSITTALAKEVPDKKAAFEKNLTAFNTQADDLDQNLQQAVNKGSKKELLVTHAAYGYLAERYGFSQLPIAGISPSDEPSQKQLAAIVKEAKLHDLKYIAFEETVSPKVARVIQQEIGAEAITIHNLESVTKEQQKASYFDLMNENVATLKQALQ
- a CDS encoding cysteine hydrolase family protein, whose translation is MRALIVIDYTVDFVADEGKLTCGKPGQAIEGRIASLMDEFSAEDYVVIANDIHEEGDTFHPETVLFPPHNIRGTHGRDLFGQVAEMARVADHVIDKTRYSAFAGTDLDLRLRERSIHEVHLVGVCTDICVLHTAVDAYNLGYKIVVHADAVASFNAAGHDWALTHFKQSIGADVVGE
- a CDS encoding YwpF family protein — its product is MKTFKLCTLRILMDESGRDTTIPVAIKDGLTVSTDQTAQWVAEIVVLENDQPIIDELFAKNLRALIEITISRPDNDPAAMIVTPLESTPLSEGVSYLFKGKMVMMKNDLSESILREVVEDHFTGEALIQEYKDRRSKRGAHITSIAKETFKQYLHENPTLS
- a CDS encoding nicotinate phosphoribosyltransferase encodes the protein MLQRNLALHTDLYLPRWMYIYWQEGRHNERAVFDVYYRSNPFEGGYVVFAGLENIIEYVQTLRFTEEDITYLQKMIGFPDEFKDELRNFKFSGSISSVKEGEIVFPNEPLVRIEARIFEAKLLQTAILNIANHESLIATKYARIRQSAPGAKFLEAGARRAQGIDAAYFGTRASYLAGFDVTSLASAGRDFGIPCGGTMEHADIQFHDDELTAFRTFAAYYPDQATLLVDTYDTLKSGLPNAIIVAKELEAKGHKLRGIRIDSGDLSYLSKRARTMLDEAGFPDVDIVLSGDLDEYVIQDLRIQGAQANTFLVGTRGITAYEQPALGMVYKLVAREVDGELVPVIKVSSSKAKTTTPHIKEVYRIVDRVTNKFKGDYVTLLDEDPTDLDSIDLIDVRDPSFRNRIENFNVERLLTPIFVDGELIYSVPTIEESRQFHEQQIGRLWEEYKRLRLPEVYAITFSDRLWKLKLDMIRNTRTASGLK
- a CDS encoding aldo/keto reductase, producing MQYAKLSNGVTIPQIGFGVWQVDEETEAPAAVAEAIRVGYRHIDTAAVYKNERGVAKGIKESGVNREDLFLTSKVWNDDIRAGRTKEAFAESLERLETDYLDLYLIHWPVEGYIEAWKAMVELYEAGKIKAIGVSNFKEHHLDTLAEEGLMTPMINQVELHPQLPQHELHEYLQDNGIQVEAWSPLMQGKFLEINDFKEIAEKHGKSPSQVVLRWHLDNGIVALPKSVTPERIAENFDVFDFQLDADDLEKIDRLATEVRLGPDPDEIDF
- a CDS encoding alpha/beta hydrolase, with translation MKRETAWLMGGAAILTTAAAGASIWNNYGALLRWTEPALPLSEVQLAPRTTLYKTVNEQELKLDLYYPPGDGPFPVAIYAHGGAFVRGNRDDIFCFTPIVERFLELGIAVCSIDYRLFEDGSYFPDNLEDVRDALCFLNQEADDLRIMRGRMVLWGDSAGAALMLTTALAPMEFIGEQTAERLPLISGVIALYPPTNFLLFKFIQTWIAHIKFYGGGREEWRELMTRVSPVTHLTADSPPIMLLHGKKDPIVPFTQALHFVEKGADVGADVRLFSFPNGTHSLASFAQTENPLKIERLLERIEAFSCQVLALPPRETLH